A window of Chryseobacterium sp. IHB B 17019 genomic DNA:
AAATATTTTTAAACGTTTCTAAAGACGAACAAAAGAAAAGACTTCTCGACAGAATCAACGAACAGGAAAAAAACTGGAAATTCTCAACCGGAGATCTTCCCGAAAGAGCTTTATTTGACAAATATATGGAGTGTTATGAAACGGCAATCAACGAAACATCAAAGGATTATGCGCCCTGGTATGTACTTCCTGCGGATAACAAATGGTTTGCAAGGGTTGCTGCTATTCAGATTATTATTGATACTTTAGAAAAAATGAATTTGAAATATCCACAGCTTTCGGAAATAGAAAGATCAGAATTACAGGAAGCCAAGCAACAGTTGGAAAATGAATAAATTGGTATGGAAGATGGGAGCTCGAAGATGGAGGTTAAAAAGTATTGCATTAAAACTTCCCTCTTTTAGCTTCAACTTCAAGTTTTTTTAAAAACCACGAGAAAATCTATAAGCCGGATTTTGTACTTAAAAAAGTGCCTGTTATTTATCTGCGTCCTACATTGCTGCAAGACTTTAGCTGATTACCCCTCGGCTTTCAGAGCGAGCAACTCCTATTTTCATTTCTGAAAAGAACCGATATACTTATCATTGCACCACAAAGAGTTTACCTGATTTCACTACAGCCGAACTGTACATCCTTTCTGTTGCACTTGTCCTACCCTCGCGGGTGACGGATGTTATCCGCTTTGCTGCTCTACGGTGTCCGGACTTTCCTACCCTTGCCGAAGCAAGAATCAACAAGCCGACTTTCTCGTGGGTGCAAAGATACAAATTAGTTATGAGTTATAAATTATGAGTTATGGGTTATGAGCCAGGAGTCTTTCACGTTAAAAAAATCAACTTTAAAACTCATAATTTATAACTCGTAACTATTCATCAATTAGCACATTATTTACTATCTTCGTGCAACTAAATATTATACACATACATTGGCTTCTAAGGAAAAAGAATTTGCGCAGCTTATTAAAGATAATCAGGGATTGATTATCAAGGTTTCGCGTCTTTACACTAATTCTTTGGAGGATGAAGAGGATCTTTTTCAGGAAATTGTGTTACAATTATGGAGAAGTTACGACTCATTTAAAGGAAATTCTAAGATTTCTACGTGGATGTACCGTGTTGCCTTAAATACAGCCATTACCCTTTTCAGAAAAAAAAGTAAAAGCCTGCCTACGAACGAGCTGGATATTAATCATGCTGATTTTATTGAAGATGATGATGATAAACAGCAGCAGATTTCACTTTTATACACTGTAATAAAGACACTTCCTAATGTGGAAAGAGCTATCGTAATGATGTATCTTGATGATTTGCCTTACAAGGATATTGCAGAAAACCTCGGGATTACCGAAGTCAATGCGCGTGTGAAAATGAACAGACTAAAGAAAACCCTTAAAGAACAGATGGAAAAATATGCCTGAATTTGATTTAGACAGCCTTAAGAAAACATGGCAGGAACAGCCTGTTCAGCAGAAATACGACAACAACGAAATCCTTCAGATGTTGAACCGAAAATCGCGCAATTACGTGAAATATATTTTCTGGATCAGTGTGGCAGAATTTGTATTTTTTTCCGTTTTGGGAGTATTTTATTTTTTACAGGGTGAAGAATCTAACAGTTTTATAAAGGTTTTAGAAAGATTAGGGGCGCAAAAAACTCCGGAAGTTGAAAATAATTTCGATAATGCTTATTTAGCAATAAAAATTTTAAGTTTATTAGTAACTGCTTATTTTGTATATAAATTTTATCAGAATTACCGTAAAATAAAAATTGAAGAAAATTTAAAAGGCTTAATAACAAGAATTATTAAGTTTAAGAAAACCGTCAATGCTTTTATTTTAATAAGTATTGTTCTTCTGGTTGCATTCACCTCTGTATTTACAGCTTTTATATTTTATGCTTTAAACAGCCAGAATATTGAGCCCAAAAGCGCAGACCTTACCATCGTTATTGTGGGAATTGTCGTAAGTATGGTATTGAGTATTTTACTGATATGGCTGTATTACAAATTGGTTTACGGGATCATTATCAGGAAACTGGACCGGAATTTAAAGCAATTAAAAGAAATAGATTCCCAGAAAATTTAATATAAAATTCAACGACATAAAAAAAAGCATTTCAATTTGAAATGCTTTTGTATTTTAAAGTTCTTTTCTTAGTCTGGCAACAGGAATATTCAGTTGTTCACGATATTTTGCGATCGTCCTTCTTGCAATATTATAACCCTGCTCTTTTAAAATTACCACCAAAGCATCGTCTGTCAGTGGTTTTCTCTTGTTTTCCTTACTGATGACTTCCTGAAGATGAGTTTTAATTTCTTTTGTTGAAACTTCTTCACCGTCATCGTTCGTTAAACTATCAGAAAATAAATCTTTCAAATAAATAATTCCGTTTGGTGTATCTGCGTATTTACTTTTTACAACCCTTGAAATCGTAGAAATATCAAAGCCTGTAATATCTGCAATATCCTTTAAAATCATTGGTCTTAAAGACTTTTCGTCACCAGTGATGAAATAATCCTTCTGAAACTTCACAATCGCAGTAATGGTTTGCAGTAAAGTATTCTGGCGCTGGTTGATCGCATCAATATACCATTTTGCCGCATCCAGTTTTTGTTTAATAAATAAAGCTGCCTGCTTGTGTTCGGATGAATTTTTATCGTGAGAATATGTTGTTAAAATATCTTTATATTCCTCAGAAACTCTTAAGGTTGGAGCGTTTTTGCTATTCAGCATCGGAATAACCAACCCATCTTTTACTTGAATTACAAAATCCGGAATAATTTCCTGATTGATAGTAATTGTCTGAGTATCAAAGTTTCCGCCAACTCTTGGAGATAATTTTGAGATCTCATCCAAAGCATCCTTCAAATCATCTTCTTCAATGTCGTATTTCTGAATGATTTTATTGTAATGCTTATTGGTTAAAGCATCAAACTGATATCTCAATATATTTGCAGCCAACGAAACGGCTTTATCTGAACTTACCTTTTTTTCTATCTGTAATAGTAAACACTCCTGCAGACCTCTCGCACCTACGCCCGGTGGGTCAAGTTTCTGAACATAATTCTCAAGAATATCCTCAACTCTTTCTTTCGTAGTGTAAATACCTTGTGAAAACGCCAGATCATCAACAATAGACTTGATTTCCCTTCTTAAATATCCGTCCGTATCAAGGTTTCCGATAAGGTATTCTGCAATTTTTACATCTTCAGTATTGATGTTTATAAGATGAATCTGCTCCAGCAGATAATCATATAAAGACTGCCCTTCCGTCAGAAGGCTCTCATTATCAAATTCTTCATCGTCCGGGGAGTAGTTGCTGGAAGCGGTTTTATAGTTAGGCTCGTCGTCATAAAGATATTGGTCAACATCAAAATCAGTTTCAATGCTCTCCGTCCCTTCATCTTTATAAGCATCCTCTAAAGAAGAAAAATCATCTTCCTTAGGCTCTTCTTTTACGATTTCCAAAGCAGGGTTTTCTTCTAACTCCCTCTCCAATTCCTCTTCGAATTCCAACGTGTGAAGCTGAATTAGCTTCATCAACTGGATTTGCTGAGGCGCCAGCTTTTGTCCTAGTTTGAGTTGTAAGTGTTGTTTAAGCATATTTACTCTTTGTGTTTTAACATAACATATTCTACGAATTTAATAAAATATTTCGAGAAAAATAATTTTTAGCACGATTTTTGCTTTCTTTATACCATAATAAGCTATTGAAGAATAAACATAAAAGCCTTAAATGTAATATTTAAGGCTTTTTTATGCTTAATTTTAATGTTTTAATTCTCTATTTTAACAGTATTTATGTAAATAAATAAAAATATTGTTACTTCTGGTCAAACCTTCATATTCATGATTTTAATTCTTCCTTTGCACCTCATCCCGCTTATTTTTGTTTAACAATCTTACCGAGCGGTATAAAAAAGTGTTCAATTATTTAGGAGTTTGATTGTCTATTTTATTTCATTCTGGGATCACTATATTTACTCTCAATGTTTACCATAAAAAATTTCCCAGCCAAAGACTGGGAAGATATATAAAAAATAATTTCTGGTATTTTATAATTTGTAATTGTTTTAGCTTCATTTATTATTTATCTCTTCCATGTTTTAACAGAAAGAAGTATAATTAAATCAACTAAAAAATATTAAAATTCAGCATTTTTTGGAGTTCTTGGGAAAGGGATTACGTCTCTGATATTCGTCATTCCCGTTACAAAAAGTACCAATCTTTCTAATCCCAAACCAAATCCTGCATGCGGCACAGAACCGAACTTTCTTGTATCAAGATACCACCAAAGCTCGTGCTCGTCGACATGCATTTCTGTCATTTTCTGCTTTAAAACATCTAATCTCGCCTCTCTTTCAGAACCTCCGATAATTTCCCCGATTCCTGGGAAAAGGACGTCCATTGCGGCAACTGTTTTATTATCATCGTTAAGCTTCATATAGAATGCTTTGATTTCTTTTGGATAATCAAACAAAACTACCGGGCTTTCAAAATGTTTCTCAACAAGGTATCTTTCGTGCTCAGACTGAAGATCAGTTCCCCAATTTTCAACCGGATACTGGAATTTTCCTTTCTTATTTTCTTTTGAGTTCATCAGGATCTCAATCGCTTCTGTATAGCTTACTCTCTTGAAACGTTTAGCAATAACATTTTCAAGCTTTTCGATTAAGCCTTCTTTTGCCCTGTCTTTTTC
This region includes:
- a CDS encoding RNA polymerase sigma factor → MASKEKEFAQLIKDNQGLIIKVSRLYTNSLEDEEDLFQEIVLQLWRSYDSFKGNSKISTWMYRVALNTAITLFRKKSKSLPTNELDINHADFIEDDDDKQQQISLLYTVIKTLPNVERAIVMMYLDDLPYKDIAENLGITEVNARVKMNRLKKTLKEQMEKYA
- the rpoN gene encoding RNA polymerase factor sigma-54, with amino-acid sequence MLKQHLQLKLGQKLAPQQIQLMKLIQLHTLEFEEELERELEENPALEIVKEEPKEDDFSSLEDAYKDEGTESIETDFDVDQYLYDDEPNYKTASSNYSPDDEEFDNESLLTEGQSLYDYLLEQIHLININTEDVKIAEYLIGNLDTDGYLRREIKSIVDDLAFSQGIYTTKERVEDILENYVQKLDPPGVGARGLQECLLLQIEKKVSSDKAVSLAANILRYQFDALTNKHYNKIIQKYDIEEDDLKDALDEISKLSPRVGGNFDTQTITINQEIIPDFVIQVKDGLVIPMLNSKNAPTLRVSEEYKDILTTYSHDKNSSEHKQAALFIKQKLDAAKWYIDAINQRQNTLLQTITAIVKFQKDYFITGDEKSLRPMILKDIADITGFDISTISRVVKSKYADTPNGIIYLKDLFSDSLTNDDGEEVSTKEIKTHLQEVISKENKRKPLTDDALVVILKEQGYNIARRTIAKYREQLNIPVARLRKEL